A genomic region of Cannabis sativa cultivar Pink pepper isolate KNU-18-1 chromosome 1, ASM2916894v1, whole genome shotgun sequence contains the following coding sequences:
- the LOC115706808 gene encoding phosphoenolpyruvate carboxykinase (ATP) 2, producing the protein MDQSELYEQAIKSEKGSFITSTGALATLSGAKTGRAPRDKRVVKDDTTQNELWWGKGSPNIEMDEQTFLVNRERAVDYLNSLDKVFVNDQFLNWDPQNRIKVRIVSARAYHSLFMHNMCIRPTEEELEDFGTPDFTIYNAGQFPCNRYTHYMTSSTSIDLNLARREMVILGTQYAGEMKKGLFGVMHYLMPQRQILSLHSGCNMGKDGDVALFFGLSGTGKTTLSTDHNRYLIGDDEHCWSDNGVSNIEGGCYAKCIDLSKEKEPDIWNAIKFGTVVENVVFDEHTREVDYSDKSVTENTRAAYPIEYIPNAKIPCVGPHPKNVILLACDAFGVLPPVSKLSLAQTMYHFISGYTALVAGTEEGVKEPRATFSACFGAAFIMLHPTRYATMLAEKMQKHGATGWLVNTGWSGGRYGSGSRIKLAYTRKIIDAIHSGALLEANYTKTDVFGLEIPTEIEGVPSEILDPINTWSDKQAYKDSLLHLGGLFKNNFEVFLNYKVGKDSNLTEEIVAAGPNF; encoded by the exons atggatcaatcag AATTGTATGAACAAGCTATCAAGTCAGAGAAAGGTTCGTTCATAACGTCAACAGGTGCATTGGCCACACTGTCTGGGGCTAAGACAGGTAGAGCTCCACGAGACAAGCGTGTTGTTAAAGATGACACCACTCAAAATGAGCTGTGGTGGGGAAAGGGCTCTCCTAATATTGAAATGGACGAGCAAACTTTTTTGGTCAACAGAGAAAGAGCTGTCGATTACTTGAATTCTTTGGACAAG GTATTTGTAAACGATCAATTTCTGAATTGGGATCCACAAAACAGAATCAAAGTTCGAATTGTATCTGCCAGAGCTTACCACTCTCTGTTTATGCACAACAT GTGTATCCGTCCTACCGAAGAAGAGTTGGAGGATTTTGGGACCCCTGATTTCACAATATACAATGCTGGTCAGTTCCCATGCAACCGTTACACTCACTACATGACCTCTTCAACTAGCATAGACCTCAATCTAGCTAGGAGAGAAATGGTGATTTTGGGCACCCAATATGCTGGTGAAATGAAGAAAGGACTGTTTGGTGTGATGCACTATCTCATGCCCCAACGCCAAATCCTCTCCCTTCATTCTGGTTGTAACATGGGCAAAGATGGTGATGTTGCCCTCTTCTTTGGATTATCAG GGACTGGGAAGACAACCCTTTCCACTGATCACAATAGGTATTTGATTGGAGATGATGAGCATTGTTGGAGTGATAATGGTGTTTCAAACATTGAAGGAGGTTGCTATGCTAAGTGCATTGATTTGTCTAAGGAAAAGGAGCCTGATATTTGGAATGCTATCAAGTTTGGAACTG TGGTGGAGAATGTGGTTTTTGATGAGCATACTCGAGAAGTAGATTACTCTGACAAATCTGTTACag AGAACACTAGAGCTGCATATCCAATAGAGTACATTCCAAATGCTAAAATACCCTGTGTTGGTCCTCATCCTAAGAATGTGATTCTCTTGGCCTGCGACGCCTTCGGGGTTCTCCCGCCTGTGAGCAAGCTCAGCTTGGCCCAAACTATGTACCATTTCATCAGTGGTTACACTGCTCTG GTGGCTGGAACAGAGGAGGGTGTGAAAGAGCCAAGAGCAACATTCTCAGCATGCTTTGGTGCAGCCTTTATAATGTTGCATCCCACAAGATATGCAACAATGCTTGCTGAAAAGATGCAAAAACATGGCGCTACCGGGTGGCTTGTTAACACTGGCTGGTCTGGTGGAAG ATATGGATCTGGTAGTCGTATCAAGTTGGCTTACACAAGGAAAATCATTGATGCTATTCACTCAGGAGCTCTCTTAGAGGCAAACTACACCAAAACTGATGTATTTGGTTTGGAGATCCCAACTGAGATTGAGGGTGTCCCATCAGAAATTCTTGACCCTATAAACACT TGGTCAGACAAGCAAGCCTACAAGGATAGCTTACTCCATCTTGGTGGTTTGTTTAAGAACAACTTTGAGGTGTTCTTGAACTACAAGGTTGGAAAAGACAGTAATTTGACTGAGGAAATTGTTGCGGCTGGTCCTAATTTTTAA
- the LOC133033615 gene encoding phosphoenolpyruvate carboxykinase (ATP)-like, with translation MAEDKSGEEFSFGRSTVNMGRNGLPKIETGKKTTSSSSSEVQEVCYDDSSAPVKAQTLEELHSLQKKKSAPSTPIRASGSPRLFPISEEDLHKQKLESISASLASLTRETGPKVVKGDPNTARKSESQKTPTHHTHRSHHFDYSSPPTIAVSDSSLKFTHVLYNLSPAELYEQAIKSEKGSFITSTGALATLSGAKTGRAPRDKRVVKDDTTQNELWWGKGSPNIEMDEQTWVTLNFIGFIKTWVDWIVLCCVSPCCW, from the exons atggcaGAGGACAAGAGTGGAGAAGAGTTTAGTTTTGGAAGGAGTACTGTAAATATGGGACGAAACGGGCTGCCTAAGATCGAAACGGGGAAGAAAACGACGTCGTCTTCTTCTTCAGAAGTGCAGGAGGTTTGTTACGATGACAGCTCAGCTCCTGTAAAGGCCCAGACATTGGAGGAGCTTCATTCACTTCAGAAGAAGAAATCCGCACCTTCTACTCCCATTAGGGCTTCTggttcaccaagattgttccCCATTTCTGAAGAGGATCTTCATAAACAGAAGCTCGAATCCATCag TGCGTCATTGGCGTCATTGACGAGAGAAACAGGGCCAAAGGTGGTTAAGGGTGACCCAAACACAGCAAGGAAATCAGAGTCTCAAAAGACCCCAACTCACCACACTCACCGCAGTCACCATTTTGATTACTCTTCTCCTCCCACCATTGCTGTCAGTGACAGCTCCCTCAAGTTTACCCATGTTCTCTACAACCTCTCTCCTGCTG AATTGTATGAACAAGCTATCAAGTCAGAGAAAGGTTCGTTCATAACGTCAACAGGTGCATTGGCCACACTGTCTGGGGCTAAGACAGGTAGAGCTCCACGAGACAAGCGTGTTGTTAAAGATGACACCACTCAAAATGAGCTGTGGTGGGGAAAGGGCTCTCCTAATATTGAAATGGACGAGCAAACTTGggttacattaaattttattggttttattaaaacttgggttgattggatagttctttgctgtgttagcccatgttgttggtga